From Phenylobacterium montanum, the proteins below share one genomic window:
- a CDS encoding acetyl-CoA C-acetyltransferase: MSKVVIVSAARTPVGSFNGALSSLPAHELGAIAIRAAVERAGVDAKEVDEVVMGQVLQAGAGQGPARQASIKAGVPVESPAWSLNQLCGSGLRAVALGAQQILEGDAKIVVAGGQESMSQSPHAANLRNGQKMGDLGFVDTMIKDGLWDAFHGYHMGQTAENIAARWQITREDQDKFAVASQNKAEAAQKAGRFKDEIAPVTIKGRKGDTVVDQDEYIRHGATYDSVSGLRPAFTKDGSVTAANASGLNDGAAALVLMSEDEAKKRGLKPLARIASWAHAGVEPEIMGTGPIPASRKALAKAGWSIGDLDLIESNEAFAAQSLSVVRELGLDPDKVNVNGGAIAIGHPIGASGARILTTLLHEMGKRDAKKGLATLCVGGGMGVALCVERD; the protein is encoded by the coding sequence ATGAGCAAAGTCGTCATCGTCTCCGCCGCCCGCACGCCGGTCGGTTCTTTCAACGGCGCCCTCTCGAGCCTGCCCGCCCATGAGTTGGGCGCGATCGCCATCAGGGCCGCGGTCGAGCGCGCCGGGGTCGACGCCAAGGAGGTGGACGAGGTGGTGATGGGCCAGGTGCTGCAGGCCGGCGCCGGCCAGGGCCCCGCTCGCCAAGCCTCGATCAAGGCTGGCGTGCCGGTGGAGAGCCCGGCCTGGAGCCTGAACCAGCTCTGCGGCTCGGGCCTGCGCGCCGTGGCCCTGGGCGCCCAGCAGATTCTGGAAGGCGACGCCAAGATCGTCGTCGCCGGCGGCCAGGAGAGCATGAGCCAGTCGCCCCACGCCGCGAACCTGAGGAACGGCCAGAAGATGGGCGACCTCGGCTTCGTCGACACCATGATCAAGGATGGCTTGTGGGACGCCTTCCACGGCTATCACATGGGCCAGACCGCCGAGAACATAGCCGCCCGCTGGCAGATCACCCGCGAAGACCAGGACAAGTTCGCGGTCGCCTCGCAGAACAAGGCCGAGGCCGCCCAGAAGGCCGGCCGCTTCAAGGACGAGATCGCCCCCGTCACCATCAAGGGCCGCAAGGGTGACACCGTGGTCGACCAGGACGAATATATCCGCCACGGCGCGACCTACGACAGCGTCTCGGGCCTGCGCCCGGCCTTCACCAAGGACGGCTCAGTCACCGCCGCCAACGCCTCGGGCCTCAATGACGGAGCCGCAGCCCTGGTGCTGATGAGCGAGGACGAGGCCAAGAAACGGGGGCTCAAGCCCTTGGCCCGCATCGCGTCCTGGGCCCATGCCGGGGTCGAGCCGGAGATCATGGGCACCGGCCCGATCCCCGCCAGCCGCAAGGCCCTGGCAAAGGCCGGCTGGTCGATCGGCGACCTGGATCTGATCGAATCCAACGAGGCCTTCGCCGCCCAGTCGCTGAGCGTGGTGCGCGAGCTGGGCCTGGATCCCGACAAGGTCAACGTCAACGGCGGCGCCATCGCCATCGGCCATCCGATCGGCGCCTCGGGTGCGCGGATCCTGACCACCCTGCTGCACGAGATGGGCAAGCGCGACGCCAAGAAGGGCCTGGCGACCTTGTGCGTCGGGGGCGGCATGGGCGTGGCGCTCTGCGTCGAGCGAGACTGA
- the phbB gene encoding acetoacetyl-CoA reductase gives MSRVAMVTGGTRGIGRAIVERLKNDGFKVAAGYAGNEEAAKGCSDELGVMIVKGNVGDFADCKRAVAEVEAELGPIDVLVNNAGITRDAMLHKMTFEQWNEVIFVNLASIFNMSRQVIEGMRERGYGRIINVSSINGQKGQMGQTNYSAAKAGVIGFSKALAQETASKGITVNTVAPGYIDTEMMSTIPQQVLDRIVGGIPVGRLGKAEEIAACVAFLAREDASFITGATLTVNGGQYMAG, from the coding sequence ATGAGCAGAGTTGCTATGGTCACGGGTGGGACCCGCGGCATCGGACGGGCGATCGTCGAGCGGCTGAAGAACGACGGCTTCAAGGTCGCGGCCGGCTACGCCGGCAACGAGGAGGCCGCCAAGGGCTGTAGCGACGAGTTGGGCGTGATGATCGTCAAGGGCAATGTCGGCGACTTCGCCGACTGCAAGCGGGCGGTGGCCGAGGTCGAGGCCGAACTCGGACCCATCGACGTGCTGGTCAACAACGCCGGCATCACCCGCGACGCCATGTTGCACAAGATGACCTTCGAGCAGTGGAACGAGGTGATCTTCGTCAACCTGGCCTCGATCTTCAACATGAGCCGCCAGGTGATCGAGGGCATGCGCGAGCGCGGCTACGGCCGCATCATCAATGTCTCTTCGATCAACGGCCAGAAGGGCCAGATGGGCCAGACCAACTATTCCGCCGCCAAGGCCGGAGTGATCGGTTTCTCCAAGGCCCTGGCCCAGGAGACGGCCTCCAAGGGCATCACGGTCAACACCGTGGCGCCCGGCTATATCGACACCGAAATGATGTCGACCATTCCCCAGCAAGTGCTGGACAGAATCGTCGGCGGCATTCCGGTCGGGCGGCTGGGCAAGGCCGAGGAGATCGCGGCCTGCGTCGCCTTCCTGGCCCGCGAGGACGCCTCCTTCATCACCGGGGCCACCCTCACGGTCAACGGCGGCCAGTATATGGCCGGTTGA
- a CDS encoding DUF4908 domain-containing protein: MAYAWLMLGLLFCADPAAAGGVNLHSMLFGGHGQPQQHPDAPPVGRYQPERGEGFVLDQSGTPTLLRFEGSPEVWVLRAQPGPRGDTIYRNDMGQPVLRATKLGGMTLFTLDNPDGSAVAYDGEAGSLRLPSIMSASVLFQHMYQASVRSSHAAQRVIPFISVDDATPETASLIADSATVTAEAITRVSRLANGHVTLTRVVKVLLAKGRKPDAQINSGGALTVFYTPEAGVEGRPSSERIFHIIVK; encoded by the coding sequence GTGGCCTATGCTTGGCTGATGCTTGGCCTGCTCTTCTGCGCCGATCCAGCGGCGGCCGGCGGGGTCAATCTGCACAGCATGCTCTTCGGCGGCCACGGCCAACCGCAGCAGCACCCGGACGCGCCGCCGGTGGGCCGCTACCAGCCGGAACGCGGCGAGGGCTTCGTGCTCGACCAGTCCGGCACCCCCACCCTGCTGCGTTTCGAGGGCAGTCCGGAGGTCTGGGTGCTGCGCGCCCAGCCAGGTCCGCGGGGCGACACCATCTATCGCAACGACATGGGCCAGCCGGTGCTGAGGGCGACCAAGCTCGGCGGCATGACCCTGTTCACCCTGGACAATCCGGACGGCTCGGCGGTGGCCTATGACGGCGAGGCCGGCTCCCTGCGCCTGCCTTCGATCATGTCGGCCAGCGTGCTGTTCCAGCACATGTACCAAGCCAGCGTTCGCTCCAGCCACGCGGCCCAGCGGGTGATCCCGTTCATCTCCGTCGACGACGCCACGCCCGAGACCGCCAGCCTGATCGCCGATTCGGCCACCGTCACCGCCGAGGCCATCACTCGCGTCTCGCGCCTGGCCAACGGCCACGTCACCCTGACCCGCGTGGTCAAGGTGCTGCTGGCCAAGGGCCGCAAGCCCGACGCCCAGATCAATTCCGGCGGGGCCTTGACGGTGTTCTACACCCCGGAGGCGGGGGTCGAAGGCCGCCCCTCGTCGGAGCGGATCTTCCACATCATCGTCAAATAG
- a CDS encoding DUF885 domain-containing protein — protein MLNRRDFLLSTGAAGLALGVGLEPGQGWAASPLSVLFDGYAEELLQESPQGATALGLDKGPHAALKSKLDDASWAAVEAANARSAARLKELKAIDRASLKGADATNYDAVVYANELGAAAAKFQYGDNTLITAMGEAATPYVVSQQTGAFSGVPEFLNSQHKIDEAADADAYLTRVEAMAAQLDQQTERVKKDAGLGVIPPDFILATTLTQMKGYRATPAAETGLVASLAKRAAAKGLSADYATRCAKLVEDKVFPALDRQIAALDANAAKAGHDAGVWRLPDGEAYYAWCLKVGTSTPLTPHEVHLMGIEQNKAIEARMDALLRAQGLNQGTVGQRMAALGKDPKNLYPNTDDGRAQLLDYLSGRIAAVRPLMPKLSRMHLRADVVVKRVPVDIELGQGLGYMNPGALDGSRPSTYYINLHDTANWPRFSLPSLTYHETIPGHVWQGAFVTERHTLPLINTMLGFNAYVEGWALYAEQLADEVGLYDDDPLGRLGYLQGQKFRACRLVVDTGLHAERWTREQAVEWMVGATGRSKAAITSEVDRYCSGPGQACGYKVGHTEIVRLREKAKKAMGARFDLRDFNDVVVTAGTVPLTVLARVIDDYIAG, from the coding sequence ATGTTGAATCGCCGCGATTTCCTGCTTTCCACCGGGGCCGCGGGCCTGGCGCTGGGCGTGGGCTTGGAGCCCGGCCAGGGTTGGGCCGCCAGCCCCCTGAGCGTCCTGTTCGACGGCTACGCGGAAGAACTGCTGCAGGAGAGCCCGCAAGGCGCCACAGCCCTCGGCCTCGACAAGGGCCCGCATGCGGCGCTGAAGAGCAAATTGGACGATGCCAGCTGGGCGGCAGTGGAAGCGGCCAACGCCCGCAGCGCGGCGCGCCTGAAGGAGCTGAAGGCGATCGACCGGGCGTCCCTGAAGGGCGCGGACGCCACCAACTATGACGCCGTGGTCTACGCCAACGAGCTGGGCGCGGCGGCGGCCAAGTTCCAGTACGGCGACAACACCCTGATCACCGCCATGGGCGAGGCGGCAACGCCCTATGTGGTCAGCCAGCAGACCGGCGCCTTCAGCGGCGTGCCGGAATTCCTCAATTCGCAGCACAAGATCGACGAGGCAGCCGACGCCGACGCCTATCTGACCCGGGTCGAGGCCATGGCCGCGCAGCTGGACCAGCAGACCGAGCGGGTGAAGAAGGACGCGGGCCTGGGCGTGATCCCGCCGGACTTCATCCTGGCCACGACCCTGACCCAGATGAAGGGTTATCGCGCCACGCCCGCGGCCGAGACGGGCCTGGTCGCCTCGCTGGCCAAGCGCGCGGCGGCCAAGGGGCTCTCGGCCGATTACGCCACACGCTGCGCCAAGCTTGTCGAGGACAAGGTGTTCCCGGCGCTGGACCGGCAGATCGCAGCCCTGGACGCCAATGCGGCCAAGGCCGGCCATGACGCCGGCGTCTGGCGGCTGCCCGATGGCGAAGCCTACTACGCCTGGTGCCTCAAGGTGGGCACCTCGACGCCCCTCACCCCCCACGAGGTTCACCTGATGGGGATCGAGCAGAACAAGGCGATCGAGGCCCGGATGGACGCCCTGCTCCGCGCCCAGGGCCTGAACCAGGGCACGGTGGGCCAGCGGATGGCCGCGCTCGGCAAGGACCCCAAGAACCTCTACCCGAATACCGACGATGGGCGCGCCCAGCTTCTGGACTATCTCAGCGGCCGCATCGCCGCCGTACGGCCGCTGATGCCGAAGCTGTCCAGGATGCACCTGAGGGCCGACGTGGTGGTCAAGCGGGTGCCGGTGGATATCGAGCTGGGCCAGGGCCTGGGCTACATGAACCCCGGCGCGCTCGACGGCTCGCGGCCCTCGACCTACTACATAAACCTGCATGACACGGCCAACTGGCCGCGCTTCTCGCTGCCATCCCTGACCTATCACGAGACGATTCCCGGCCACGTCTGGCAGGGGGCCTTCGTCACCGAGCGGCACACCCTGCCGCTGATCAACACCATGCTGGGCTTCAACGCCTATGTGGAGGGCTGGGCGCTCTATGCCGAGCAACTGGCCGACGAGGTCGGTCTGTACGACGACGATCCGCTGGGCCGGCTGGGCTATCTGCAGGGGCAGAAGTTCCGCGCCTGCCGCCTGGTGGTCGACACCGGGCTGCACGCCGAGCGCTGGACCCGCGAACAGGCGGTGGAGTGGATGGTGGGCGCCACCGGTCGCTCAAAGGCCGCCATCACCAGCGAGGTCGACCGCTACTGTTCCGGCCCCGGCCAGGCCTGCGGCTACAAGGTCGGCCACACCGAGATCGTGCGCCTGCGCGAGAAGGCCAAGAAGGCCATGGGCGCTCGCTTCGACCTGCGCGACTTCAACGACGTGGTGGTCACCGCCGGCACGGTGCCGCTGACCGTGCTGGCCCGGGTGATCGACGACTACATCGCCGGGTGA
- a CDS encoding metallophosphoesterase family protein: MSDPSLNPEAEGQGLARRGLLKCMAWAGTGMVWSFSGGVAASSLLGAGPAVAAPAAGLSFVQISDSHIGFRKPANPDPMATLRETISKIKALPVRPDFVLHTGDITHLATPDQFDTAYQAISEIGLPIHFVPGEHDIVGGTDPGPYRDKFAPQSKGNGWYSFDAGGAHFIALVNVVTLGDRGMGTLGADQLAWLKDDVSGLSASTPIVVFSHFPMWALFPDWGWGTADSAEALNTLSRFGSVTVLNGHIHQVQQKVEGKVTFHTARSTAYPQPAPGEGAGPGPLVVPPEQLHGVIGLTEVRVQPGSGPLAIVDQSLA; the protein is encoded by the coding sequence ATGTCCGACCCGTCCCTCAATCCCGAAGCCGAAGGGCAGGGCCTTGCCCGCCGCGGCCTCCTGAAGTGCATGGCCTGGGCCGGGACCGGCATGGTCTGGTCCTTCAGCGGGGGGGTCGCCGCCTCCAGCCTTCTGGGCGCTGGCCCGGCCGTTGCGGCGCCGGCCGCCGGCCTTTCCTTCGTGCAGATCAGCGACAGCCACATAGGCTTCAGGAAGCCGGCCAATCCCGACCCCATGGCCACCCTGCGCGAGACTATCTCCAAGATCAAAGCCCTGCCGGTGCGGCCCGATTTCGTGCTGCACACCGGCGACATCACCCACCTGGCGACGCCGGACCAATTCGACACCGCCTATCAGGCCATTTCCGAAATCGGCCTGCCGATCCATTTCGTCCCCGGCGAGCACGACATTGTCGGCGGGACCGATCCCGGTCCCTATCGCGATAAATTCGCGCCCCAGTCCAAGGGGAACGGCTGGTACAGTTTCGACGCCGGCGGCGCGCACTTCATCGCACTGGTCAATGTGGTCACCCTGGGCGACCGCGGCATGGGGACCCTCGGCGCCGATCAGCTCGCCTGGCTGAAGGACGACGTGTCGGGGCTCTCGGCTTCGACCCCGATCGTGGTCTTCTCGCATTTCCCGATGTGGGCGCTTTTTCCCGACTGGGGCTGGGGCACGGCCGACTCCGCTGAGGCGCTCAACACCCTGTCCCGGTTCGGCTCGGTCACGGTGCTGAACGGCCACATCCACCAGGTGCAGCAGAAGGTCGAGGGCAAGGTCACCTTCCACACCGCCCGCTCGACCGCCTATCCCCAGCCCGCCCCCGGCGAAGGCGCGGGACCCGGCCCTCTGGTGGTGCCCCCTGAACAGCTTCACGGCGTCATCGGCCTGACCGAGGTGCGGGTGCAGCCGGGTTCGGGCCCCCTGGCCATCGTCGATCAGTCGCTCGCCTAG
- a CDS encoding c-type cytochrome: MFAFRLLPPLATGFAVLALAGAAEASDAFAALHGDPVHGKTLYQACSGCHSLDENDVGPKHRGVVGRHAAIVPGYNYSPALKASGLTWTKANLDRWLTNPQGLVPGARMFFSVKDPQSRADIIAYLSEQR, translated from the coding sequence ATGTTTGCTTTCCGCCTTCTCCCGCCCCTGGCGACGGGCTTCGCCGTGCTCGCCCTGGCCGGCGCAGCCGAGGCCAGCGACGCGTTCGCCGCCCTGCACGGCGATCCGGTTCACGGCAAGACGCTCTACCAGGCCTGTTCCGGCTGCCATTCGCTGGACGAGAACGACGTCGGCCCCAAGCACCGCGGCGTGGTGGGCCGGCACGCGGCGATCGTGCCCGGCTACAACTATTCGCCGGCGCTGAAAGCCTCGGGCCTCACCTGGACCAAGGCCAATCTCGATCGCTGGCTGACCAATCCGCAAGGGCTGGTCCCCGGCGCCCGCATGTTCTTTTCGGTGAAGGACCCTCAGTCCCGCGCCGACATCATCGCCTATCTCAGCGAGCAGCGTTAG
- a CDS encoding sigma-70 family RNA polymerase sigma factor, with the protein MNPRPPTKDETARFSALALPHTDAAYNLALRLTRQAEAAEDVTHDAFVSALAGFAAYRGGDARAWILTIVRRKAYDWLRARARVVPLHGGAEGEEELEFDMADPDQESPEQALIRKGEAAGVHAALDCLPPRLREVLVLREMEELSYREIAEVTDAPIGSVMSRLARARGQLAEAWRRLQGQKEGAA; encoded by the coding sequence TTGAACCCGAGGCCGCCCACAAAGGACGAGACCGCGCGCTTTTCGGCCCTCGCCCTGCCGCACACCGACGCAGCCTACAACCTCGCCCTGCGCCTGACGCGGCAGGCCGAGGCGGCGGAGGACGTGACGCACGACGCCTTCGTCAGCGCGCTGGCGGGGTTTGCGGCCTATCGCGGCGGCGACGCGCGGGCCTGGATCCTGACCATCGTGCGGCGCAAGGCCTATGACTGGCTGCGGGCTAGGGCGCGGGTCGTGCCGCTGCACGGCGGCGCCGAGGGCGAGGAGGAGCTGGAGTTCGACATGGCCGACCCCGACCAGGAGAGCCCCGAACAGGCGCTGATCCGCAAGGGCGAGGCGGCCGGGGTGCATGCGGCGCTGGATTGCCTGCCGCCCCGCCTGCGCGAGGTCTTGGTGCTGCGCGAGATGGAGGAGCTGAGCTATCGCGAGATCGCCGAGGTCACCGACGCCCCGATCGGCTCGGTGATGTCGCGCCTGGCGCGGGCCCGCGGCCAGCTGGCCGAGGCCTGGCGGCGGCTGCAGGGGCAGAAGGAGGGCGCGGCATGA
- a CDS encoding anti-sigma factor family protein, with protein sequence MSDCGHDPLMIQALADGELDAVHAAEIERRIGACPDCAALHAEILALRDALATDGMRVAAPDRLKRRIAESLAAAAPAEAMPRMTRRPRHWAWLGAGAGVAAAASIGLFAVVGAFQEDVALTADLVGGHVRSLQASHLVDVETSDHHVVKPWFDGRLTFSPPVIDLKDQGFPLVGGRLDYVAGRPAAAVVYRRGRHLINLFVWPDASAGGLERSTEADGYAVRRWRAHGMAFAAVSDVNPADLALFETDLKASGG encoded by the coding sequence ATGAGCGACTGCGGCCACGATCCCCTGATGATCCAGGCCCTGGCGGACGGCGAGCTTGACGCGGTCCACGCCGCCGAGATCGAACGCCGCATCGGAGCCTGCCCCGACTGCGCCGCCCTGCACGCCGAGATCCTGGCCCTGCGCGACGCCCTGGCCACGGACGGCATGCGGGTCGCCGCGCCGGACCGGCTGAAGCGGCGCATCGCCGAGAGCCTCGCGGCGGCTGCGCCGGCCGAGGCTATGCCGCGGATGACTCGCCGCCCTCGCCATTGGGCCTGGCTGGGCGCCGGCGCTGGTGTGGCGGCTGCCGCCTCGATTGGCCTGTTCGCCGTGGTGGGCGCCTTCCAAGAGGACGTGGCCCTGACCGCCGACCTGGTCGGCGGCCATGTGCGCTCGCTGCAGGCCTCGCACCTAGTGGACGTGGAAACCTCGGACCACCATGTGGTCAAGCCGTGGTTCGACGGCCGGCTGACCTTCTCTCCGCCGGTGATCGACCTGAAGGACCAGGGCTTCCCACTGGTCGGCGGGCGGCTGGACTATGTGGCCGGCCGGCCCGCGGCGGCGGTCGTCTATCGGCGCGGTCGCCACCTGATCAACCTGTTCGTCTGGCCGGACGCTTCGGCCGGGGGCCTGGAGCGTTCAACCGAAGCCGACGGCTATGCCGTACGCCGCTGGCGCGCCCACGGCATGGCCTTCGCTGCGGTTTCCGACGTCAATCCGGCCGACTTGGCGCTGTTCGAGACGGATCTGAAGGCCAGCGGCGGCTGA
- a CDS encoding DUF4345 domain-containing protein, protein MAGVRILSGLLMALGVAAVAIGLSIVLLGPTPTAHSAETLFGLISRAPPLLTEPFTPTADSELRFYAPFWVVYGGFAVMTARDLRRERHRVPLLAAVFFAGGVGRAIAWWRVGPPHPVFLSLMIIELALPPVLMLLWLRRR, encoded by the coding sequence ATGGCCGGCGTGCGGATTCTGAGCGGCCTTCTGATGGCGTTGGGGGTCGCAGCGGTGGCGATCGGGCTGTCGATCGTCCTCCTGGGCCCGACCCCAACGGCCCATTCGGCCGAAACCCTGTTCGGTTTAATCAGCCGCGCGCCGCCCCTGCTCACCGAGCCCTTCACCCCGACCGCCGACAGCGAGCTGCGCTTCTACGCGCCCTTCTGGGTGGTCTATGGCGGATTCGCCGTCATGACCGCCCGCGACCTGCGCCGCGAGCGCCACCGCGTGCCTCTGTTGGCCGCCGTGTTCTTCGCCGGTGGGGTGGGCCGGGCGATCGCCTGGTGGCGGGTCGGGCCGCCGCACCCGGTCTTCCTCAGCCTGATGATCATAGAGCTGGCCCTGCCGCCGGTGCTGATGCTGCTGTGGCTGCGGCGGCGTTAG
- a CDS encoding TonB-dependent receptor plug domain-containing protein gives MDWRSGAAASILAVVVAPAPALATTAAAPIITDAEAKTPSRGVTSYNADFFAAARPATAYDMILRLPGFTFDGGAQVRGFADGAGNVLIDGERPTSKQDDLEQALKRIPATQVDHIDIIRGGAPGIDMQGRTLVANIVRKTGSGAAVGAVTLQDKVLVEGSGALPAIRIEWSKRLDDHSLEIGLFSGRFVDDGLGSGPHSLRDGAGNLLDAYHLSAKGRDQQSSLTVAYQGPLAGGKFKINGQVSLETYLDHEVDAAYFPGPSADDTYKDANDTLKSELGLHYERNFGPKLTWEALAIQQLSRSHEHAFYNAFDGQPGHDDEVYSISNVTAESIARSTLRYRPTPTLTIEGALEAAYNTLGSETSYVVNLSPVQLPAANEHVSEKRGDEALSATWSPNAHYTLETGIRLEESTVAATGGVTASKTLFYAKPRAVFTWSPDPKDQIRIRGEREVGQLDFAAFSASGSLNAGGVHAGNPQALPQQSWVSEIALERRFWGGGDATVTLRHLDIKAAVDRIVGLDPNSGEQFDEGGNLPRGRENDLIVDVTVPLDRLAIKHGQFKATATWRDAEVTDPTTHLVRAQTQVHPLEAEAHFTQDIPSWRASWGLDFLYGWKETYYRFDEVDLLHYAPRLTAFIEYKPTDRLSMRAEAGNLFSGGFVRTFALYATDRALTPTPYEFDYRRMQFGPILSLKVRRAFG, from the coding sequence ATGGATTGGCGCAGCGGCGCGGCGGCGAGCATATTGGCGGTGGTGGTCGCCCCGGCGCCGGCGCTGGCGACGACGGCGGCCGCCCCGATCATCACCGACGCCGAGGCCAAGACCCCTAGCCGGGGCGTGACCAGCTACAATGCTGACTTCTTCGCCGCCGCGCGGCCGGCCACCGCCTATGACATGATCCTGCGCCTGCCGGGCTTCACCTTCGATGGCGGGGCGCAGGTGCGCGGCTTCGCCGACGGGGCGGGCAATGTGCTGATCGACGGCGAGCGGCCGACCAGCAAACAGGACGACCTGGAACAGGCGCTGAAGCGCATCCCCGCCACCCAGGTGGACCATATCGACATCATCCGCGGCGGCGCACCGGGCATCGACATGCAGGGCCGCACCCTGGTGGCCAACATCGTGCGCAAGACCGGCTCCGGCGCGGCGGTCGGCGCCGTGACCTTGCAGGACAAGGTTCTGGTCGAGGGCAGCGGCGCGTTGCCGGCGATCCGGATCGAGTGGAGCAAGCGGCTCGACGACCACAGCCTGGAGATCGGCCTGTTCTCGGGCCGCTTCGTCGACGACGGCCTGGGCTCGGGGCCGCACAGCCTGAGGGATGGCGCCGGAAACCTGCTGGACGCCTACCATCTTTCGGCCAAGGGGCGAGACCAGCAGTCCAGCCTGACCGTGGCCTATCAGGGCCCGCTGGCGGGCGGCAAGTTCAAGATCAACGGCCAGGTCAGCCTGGAGACCTATCTCGACCACGAGGTCGACGCCGCCTACTTCCCCGGCCCGTCGGCGGACGACACCTATAAGGACGCCAACGACACGCTGAAGAGCGAACTGGGGCTGCATTACGAGCGTAATTTCGGCCCCAAGCTGACCTGGGAGGCCCTGGCCATCCAGCAGCTTTCACGCTCGCACGAGCACGCCTTCTACAACGCCTTCGACGGGCAGCCGGGCCACGACGACGAGGTGTATTCGATCTCCAATGTCACCGCCGAAAGCATCGCCCGCAGCACCCTGCGCTATCGGCCGACGCCGACCCTGACCATCGAAGGCGCCCTGGAGGCTGCCTACAACACCCTGGGATCCGAGACATCCTACGTGGTCAACCTGTCGCCGGTGCAACTGCCGGCGGCCAACGAACACGTCTCGGAAAAGCGCGGCGACGAGGCGCTGTCGGCCACCTGGAGCCCGAACGCGCACTACACGCTGGAGACCGGGATAAGGCTCGAAGAGTCCACCGTCGCAGCCACCGGCGGGGTGACCGCCAGCAAGACCCTGTTCTACGCCAAGCCCAGGGCCGTGTTCACCTGGTCGCCGGATCCCAAGGACCAGATCCGCATCCGCGGCGAACGCGAGGTCGGCCAGTTGGACTTCGCCGCCTTCTCCGCCTCCGGCTCGCTGAACGCCGGCGGGGTGCATGCCGGCAATCCCCAGGCCTTGCCGCAGCAGTCCTGGGTGTCGGAAATCGCCCTCGAGCGGCGCTTCTGGGGCGGCGGAGACGCCACCGTCACCCTGCGCCATCTGGATATCAAGGCCGCGGTCGACCGGATCGTCGGCCTCGATCCGAATAGCGGCGAGCAGTTCGACGAAGGCGGCAACCTGCCGAGGGGACGCGAGAACGACCTGATCGTCGATGTGACCGTGCCGCTCGACCGCCTGGCCATCAAACATGGGCAGTTCAAGGCCACCGCCACCTGGCGCGACGCGGAGGTCACCGACCCCACCACCCACCTGGTCCGCGCCCAGACCCAGGTTCATCCCTTGGAAGCCGAGGCGCATTTCACCCAGGACATACCGTCCTGGCGCGCCAGTTGGGGCCTGGATTTCCTCTATGGCTGGAAGGAAACCTACTACCGGTTCGACGAGGTCGACCTGCTGCACTATGCCCCGCGCCTGACCGCTTTCATCGAATACAAGCCCACCGACCGTCTCAGCATGCGCGCCGAGGCCGGCAACCTGTTCTCTGGCGGCTTTGTCCGCACCTTCGCCCTCTATGCGACCGACCGGGCGCTGACCCCCACGCCCTACGAATTCGACTATCGCCGCATGCAGTTCGGACCGATCCTGAGCCTGAAGGTGCGCAGGGCCTTCGGATAG
- a CDS encoding pseudouridine synthase has translation MAWTRRYDDAEPQRINKWLAQSGVCSRREAEALIARGLVSIDGETVSDPGRKITAGQTLVLADEATGELGSTLTAVLHKPVGVVSAQPEPGQVPAVRLLTRATLVGESPSIPGRDTSLAPLGRLDMDSRGLLILSEDGVLAKAVIGPTSTLDKEYRVRVAGEITERKLERLRHGLSLDGRQLRPAKVTRTGDQALTFVLKEGRNRQIRRMCDLVELKVVDLFRVRIGPLRLGDLKEGRWRALTPEERAAMLAWR, from the coding sequence ATGGCCTGGACCCGCCGCTACGACGACGCCGAACCGCAACGGATCAACAAGTGGCTGGCCCAGAGCGGGGTCTGCTCCCGCCGCGAGGCCGAGGCCCTGATCGCCCGGGGGCTCGTGAGCATCGACGGCGAGACGGTCAGCGACCCCGGGCGCAAGATCACGGCCGGCCAGACCCTGGTGCTGGCCGATGAGGCCACGGGCGAGTTGGGCTCGACCCTGACCGCGGTGCTGCACAAGCCGGTGGGGGTGGTCTCGGCCCAGCCGGAGCCCGGCCAGGTTCCCGCCGTCCGCCTCCTGACCCGCGCGACCCTGGTGGGCGAGAGCCCGAGCATCCCGGGCCGCGACACCAGCCTCGCGCCGCTCGGCCGGCTGGACATGGACTCCCGCGGGCTTCTGATCCTCTCCGAGGACGGGGTGCTGGCCAAGGCGGTGATCGGCCCGACCTCGACCCTGGACAAGGAATACCGGGTGCGGGTGGCGGGCGAGATTACCGAGCGCAAGCTGGAGCGCCTGCGCCACGGCCTGTCGCTGGACGGCCGTCAGCTCCGCCCGGCCAAGGTGACGCGGACTGGAGACCAGGCCCTGACCTTCGTGCTCAAGGAAGGCCGCAACCGCCAGATCCGGCGCATGTGCGACCTCGTCGAGCTGAAGGTCGTCGACCTGTTCCGCGTCCGCATCGGCCCCCTGCGCCTGGGCGACCTGAAGGAAGGCCGCTGGCGGGCCCTGACGCCCGAAGAGCGCGCCGCCATGCTGGCCTGGCGGTAA